One Thermus sp. CCB_US3_UF1 DNA window includes the following coding sequences:
- a CDS encoding ABC transporter ATP-binding protein, whose translation MLRAEGLTKRYRQGEKEVVALSGFTYTFPQGSTAVVGPSGSGKTTLLNLLAGFDLPTEGGVFLGEKALHRLPEDARAEVRLRSMGFVFQQWNLIPTLSAWENVAFPLLLAGWPRPKREARAKELLERVGLAHRLHHLPSRLSGGEQQRVALARALALDPPILFADEPTGNLDAESREQVAALLFQAGKERTLILVTHDLELAARADRVLHLKGGRLVREEVAQPSR comes from the coding sequence ATGCTGCGGGCCGAAGGCCTTACCAAGCGTTACCGGCAAGGGGAAAAGGAGGTGGTGGCCCTCTCGGGCTTCACCTACACCTTCCCCCAAGGGTCCACCGCGGTGGTGGGCCCCTCAGGAAGCGGCAAGACCACCCTTTTGAACCTGCTGGCAGGCTTTGATCTGCCCACGGAAGGCGGGGTATTCCTAGGGGAAAAGGCCCTGCACCGGCTCCCCGAGGATGCCCGGGCCGAGGTGCGCCTCAGGTCCATGGGCTTTGTTTTCCAGCAATGGAACCTCATCCCCACCCTAAGCGCCTGGGAGAACGTGGCCTTCCCCCTCCTCCTGGCGGGCTGGCCCAGGCCAAAGCGGGAGGCCCGAGCCAAGGAGCTCCTGGAACGGGTGGGCCTGGCCCACCGCCTGCACCACCTCCCGAGCCGCCTTTCCGGGGGGGAACAGCAACGGGTGGCCCTGGCCCGGGCCCTGGCCCTGGACCCGCCCATCCTTTTTGCCGACGAACCCACGGGCAACCTGGACGCCGAGTCCCGGGAGCAGGTGGCGGCCCTCCTCTTCCAGGCGGGCAAGGAGAGGACCCTCATCCTGGTCACCCATGACCTGGAGCTGGCCGCCCGGGCAGACCGGGTCCTGCACCTGAAGGGGGGGCGGCTGGTGCGGGAGGAGGTGGCCCAGCCCTCCCGCTAG
- a CDS encoding FAD-dependent oxidoreductase: MGKRMVVVGGVAGGTSAAAKAKRENPELEVVVYEKGAWVSYGACGLPYVLSGEIPRLERLVARTPEEFRKQGVEVHTQHEVVDVDPESHTLTVFDHREGRTFQDRYDYLVLATGARPLIPSIPGTEQEGVFTLRSMEDGEKLLQALPRAKRAAILGAGYIGLEVAEAFRKRGLEVTLLEAKDRPLPHWDEEVGHLLEQELERHGVEVWTGVRVEAFRGQGRVEAVETSEGVVEADLVLLATGIRPNTALAQAMGVALGPTGAIATDPRMRTNLEGVYAAGDVAESFHRVLKRPYWLPLGDVANKHGRTAGTVIAGKEAHFPGVVGTAIFKAFSLAVATTGLSLEAALKEGFPARKVFIQSRDGAHYYPGSEPLWVELVYEEPSSRLLGGAVVAKGHGALRVDALAALLHQGGSLEDLLALDLAYAPPFSPVWDPLLIAAQQAK, translated from the coding sequence ATGGGCAAGCGGATGGTGGTCGTGGGCGGGGTAGCGGGGGGAACCTCCGCCGCCGCCAAGGCCAAGCGGGAAAATCCCGAGCTGGAAGTGGTGGTCTACGAGAAGGGCGCCTGGGTTTCCTACGGGGCCTGCGGCCTGCCCTATGTCCTCTCGGGGGAGATCCCCCGGCTGGAAAGGCTGGTGGCCCGGACCCCGGAGGAGTTCCGCAAGCAAGGGGTGGAGGTCCACACGCAGCACGAGGTGGTGGACGTGGACCCCGAGTCCCACACCCTCACGGTCTTTGACCACCGGGAAGGCCGTACCTTCCAGGACCGCTACGATTACCTGGTCCTGGCCACGGGGGCCAGGCCCCTCATCCCCTCCATCCCCGGCACGGAGCAGGAGGGAGTTTTTACCCTGCGGAGCATGGAGGATGGGGAAAAACTCCTCCAGGCCCTGCCAAGGGCCAAGCGGGCGGCCATCTTGGGGGCGGGGTACATCGGCCTCGAGGTGGCCGAGGCCTTCCGCAAGCGGGGTCTGGAGGTCACCCTCCTGGAGGCCAAGGACCGCCCCTTGCCCCACTGGGATGAGGAGGTGGGCCACCTTCTCGAGCAGGAGCTGGAACGGCACGGGGTGGAGGTCTGGACCGGGGTGCGGGTGGAGGCCTTCAGGGGCCAGGGCCGGGTGGAGGCGGTGGAGACCTCCGAAGGGGTGGTGGAGGCCGACCTGGTCCTCCTGGCCACCGGGATCCGGCCCAACACCGCCTTGGCCCAGGCCATGGGGGTGGCCCTAGGGCCCACGGGGGCCATCGCCACCGACCCCAGGATGCGCACCAACCTGGAGGGGGTTTACGCTGCCGGGGACGTGGCCGAAAGCTTCCACCGGGTGCTGAAGCGCCCCTACTGGCTCCCCCTAGGGGACGTGGCCAACAAGCATGGCCGCACCGCGGGCACGGTCATCGCCGGCAAGGAGGCCCACTTCCCCGGGGTGGTGGGTACGGCCATCTTCAAGGCCTTCTCCCTGGCGGTGGCCACCACGGGGCTTTCCCTGGAAGCGGCCCTAAAGGAGGGGTTCCCGGCGCGCAAGGTCTTCATCCAAAGCCGGGACGGAGCCCATTACTACCCGGGAAGCGAGCCCCTTTGGGTGGAGCTGGTCTATGAGGAGCCCAGCAGCCGCCTCCTGGGCGGGGCGGTGGTGGCCAAGGGGCATGGGGCCTTGCGCGTGGACGCCCTGGCCGCCCTCCTGCACCAGGGAGGAAGCCTGGAGGACCTCCTGGCCCTGGACCTGGCCTACGCTCCCCCCTTCAGCCCGGTCTGGGACCCTCTCCTCATCGCCGCCCAGCAGGCCAAATAA
- the aceA gene encoding isocitrate lyase, whose product MEPLSMLTPEMRQEAEALRREWETNPRWKGVKRDYRPEDVVRLRPSIPVEYTLAKRGAEKLWQLLHERPYVHTFGAYTGAMAVEMVRAGLEAIYLSGWQVAADANLAWQTYPDQSLYPYNSVPQIVKRINNALMRADQIERSEGKVTRDWYVPIVADAEAGFGGALNVFELTKAMIEAGAAGIHYEDQLASEKKCGHLGGKVLVPTAQHIRTLQAARLAADVMGVPTVIIARTDAEAATLITSDIDERDRPFILPGERTPEGFYRVRNGIEAGIARALAYAPYADVIWMETSKPDLEEARKFAEAVKREFPDKLLAYNLSPSFNWKKFLDDETIAKFNRELGEMGYKFQFITLAGWHTLNYYIWELAKGYKARGMPAFVELQQKEFLAQAQGFTAVKHQREVGAGYFDEVVLALTQGEASTLALKGSTEEAQFNEALPH is encoded by the coding sequence GTGGAACCCTTGAGCATGCTCACCCCGGAGATGCGTCAGGAAGCGGAGGCCTTGCGGCGCGAGTGGGAAACCAACCCCCGCTGGAAGGGGGTGAAGCGGGACTACCGCCCCGAAGACGTGGTGCGGCTTAGGCCCAGCATCCCCGTGGAGTACACCCTGGCCAAGCGAGGGGCGGAGAAACTCTGGCAGCTCCTCCACGAGCGGCCCTACGTGCACACCTTTGGGGCCTACACCGGGGCCATGGCGGTGGAGATGGTGCGGGCGGGCCTCGAGGCCATCTACCTCTCCGGCTGGCAGGTGGCCGCGGACGCCAACCTGGCCTGGCAGACCTACCCCGACCAGTCCCTCTACCCCTACAACTCCGTGCCGCAGATCGTGAAGCGGATCAACAACGCCCTCATGCGGGCGGACCAGATCGAGCGTTCCGAGGGCAAGGTCACCCGGGACTGGTACGTGCCCATCGTGGCCGACGCCGAGGCCGGCTTCGGCGGGGCCCTCAACGTCTTTGAGCTGACCAAGGCCATGATCGAGGCCGGGGCTGCGGGGATCCACTACGAGGACCAGCTGGCTTCGGAGAAGAAGTGCGGCCACCTGGGGGGGAAGGTCCTGGTGCCCACCGCCCAGCACATCCGCACCCTGCAGGCCGCCCGCCTGGCCGCGGACGTCATGGGGGTGCCCACGGTGATCATCGCCCGCACCGACGCCGAGGCCGCCACCCTCATCACCAGCGACATTGACGAGCGGGACCGGCCCTTCATCCTCCCGGGCGAGCGCACCCCTGAGGGCTTCTACCGGGTGCGGAACGGGATAGAAGCCGGCATCGCCCGGGCCTTGGCCTACGCCCCCTACGCCGACGTGATCTGGATGGAAACCTCCAAGCCCGACCTGGAGGAGGCCAGGAAGTTCGCCGAGGCGGTGAAGCGGGAGTTCCCCGACAAGCTCCTGGCCTACAACCTCTCCCCCTCCTTCAACTGGAAGAAGTTCCTGGACGACGAGACCATCGCCAAGTTCAACCGGGAGCTGGGGGAGATGGGGTACAAGTTCCAGTTCATCACCCTGGCGGGCTGGCACACCCTGAACTACTACATCTGGGAGCTGGCCAAAGGGTACAAGGCCCGGGGGATGCCCGCCTTCGTGGAGCTGCAGCAGAAGGAGTTCCTGGCCCAGGCCCAGGGCTTCACCGCGGTCAAGCACCAGCGGGAGGTGGGGGCCGGGTACTTTGACGAGGTGGTCCTGGCCCTGACCCAGGGGGAGGCCTCCACCCTGGCCCTCAAGGGCTCCACCGAGGAGGCCCAGTTCAACGAGGCCCTGCCCCACTAA
- the sufC gene encoding Fe-S cluster assembly ATPase SufC, whose protein sequence is MNQLEIRDLWASIDGETILKGVNLVVPKGQVHALMGPNGAGKSTLGKILAGDPEYTVERGEILLDGENILELSPDERARKGLFLAFQYPVEVPGVTIANFLRLALQARLGREVGVAEFWGKVKRALELLDWDEGYLSRYLNEGFSGGEKKRNEILQLLVLEPTYAVLDETDSGLDIDALKVVARGVNAMRGPGFGALVITHYQRLLNYIVPDRVHVMMDGKVVAEGGPELALELEAKGYEWLRGVKEGA, encoded by the coding sequence ATGAACCAGCTGGAGATCCGCGACCTCTGGGCTTCCATTGACGGCGAGACCATCCTCAAGGGCGTGAACCTGGTGGTCCCCAAGGGCCAGGTGCACGCCCTCATGGGCCCCAACGGGGCGGGCAAGAGCACCCTGGGCAAGATCCTGGCCGGGGACCCCGAGTACACCGTGGAGCGGGGGGAGATCCTCCTGGACGGGGAGAACATCCTGGAGCTCTCCCCCGACGAGCGGGCCCGCAAGGGCCTCTTCCTGGCCTTCCAGTACCCGGTGGAGGTGCCGGGGGTCACCATCGCCAACTTCCTGCGCCTGGCCCTCCAGGCCCGGCTGGGCCGGGAGGTGGGGGTGGCGGAGTTCTGGGGCAAGGTCAAGCGGGCCCTGGAGCTTCTGGATTGGGACGAGGGCTACCTCTCCCGCTACCTCAACGAGGGCTTCTCCGGCGGGGAGAAGAAGCGCAACGAGATCCTGCAGCTTCTGGTCCTCGAGCCCACCTACGCCGTCTTGGACGAGACGGACTCCGGGCTGGACATCGACGCCCTCAAGGTGGTGGCCCGGGGGGTGAACGCCATGCGGGGCCCTGGCTTCGGTGCCCTGGTCATCACCCACTACCAGCGCCTCCTCAACTACATCGTCCCCGACCGGGTGCACGTGATGATGGACGGCAAGGTGGTGGCCGAAGGCGGCCCTGAGCTGGCCCTGGAGCTGGAGGCCAAGGGCTACGAGTGGCTCCGGGGGGTAAAGGAGGGGGCATGA
- the sufB gene encoding Fe-S cluster assembly protein SufB yields MSEVDLKTLGEEYKYHFVDEVQPVFVAERGLTRRVIEAISYHKGEPEWMLKFRLRALEIFQKKPMPTWGPDLSGLDLDNLVYYVKPAEVRDAKSWEEIPEEIRRTYERLGIPEAERKVLAGVGAQYDSEMVYHRVKEELERQGVIFVAIEEGMKKYEDLFKEYFAKVVPPEDNKFAALNSAAWSGGSFVYIPPGVKVELPLQAYFRVNTPEFGQFERTLIIVDEGAEVHYIEGCTAPMYSTESLHTGVIEIVVKRGARSRYTTIQNWSTNMYNLVTQRALVYGDAFHEWLDGNLGSKVTMKYPSSYLLEPGARTEILSIAFAKTGQHQDTGAKIILGAPHTSGTIVSKSISKGEGRASYRGLVKVLDGARGAKANVECDALLIDPESRTDTYPYIEIEEDTAHVGHEATVSKINDEQIFYLQSRGLKEDEAAALIVRGFIEPIAKELPLEYAVELNRLIELEMEGSVG; encoded by the coding sequence ATGAGCGAGGTGGACCTGAAAACCCTGGGGGAGGAGTACAAGTACCACTTCGTGGACGAGGTCCAGCCGGTCTTCGTGGCCGAGCGGGGCCTTACCCGGAGGGTGATTGAGGCCATCAGCTACCACAAGGGCGAGCCCGAGTGGATGCTGAAGTTCCGCCTGCGGGCCCTGGAGATCTTCCAGAAGAAGCCCATGCCCACCTGGGGCCCCGACCTCTCGGGCCTGGACCTGGACAACCTGGTCTACTACGTCAAGCCCGCGGAGGTGCGGGACGCCAAGAGCTGGGAGGAGATCCCCGAGGAAATCCGCCGGACCTACGAGCGCCTGGGCATCCCCGAGGCCGAGCGCAAGGTGCTGGCCGGGGTGGGGGCCCAGTACGACTCGGAGATGGTCTACCACCGGGTGAAGGAGGAGCTGGAGCGGCAGGGGGTCATCTTCGTGGCCATTGAGGAGGGGATGAAGAAGTACGAAGACCTCTTCAAGGAGTACTTCGCCAAGGTGGTTCCCCCTGAGGACAACAAGTTCGCCGCCCTGAACTCCGCCGCCTGGTCCGGGGGCTCCTTCGTCTACATCCCCCCGGGGGTCAAGGTGGAACTCCCCCTCCAGGCCTACTTCCGGGTGAACACCCCCGAGTTCGGGCAGTTTGAGCGCACCCTGATCATCGTGGACGAGGGGGCCGAGGTGCACTACATTGAGGGCTGCACCGCCCCCATGTACTCCACGGAAAGCCTCCACACCGGGGTGATTGAGATTGTGGTCAAGCGGGGGGCCAGAAGCCGCTACACCACCATCCAGAACTGGTCCACCAACATGTACAACCTGGTGACCCAGCGGGCCCTGGTCTACGGGGACGCCTTCCACGAGTGGCTGGACGGGAACCTGGGCTCCAAGGTCACCATGAAGTACCCCTCCAGCTACCTCCTGGAGCCCGGGGCCCGCACGGAGATCCTCTCCATCGCCTTCGCCAAGACCGGGCAGCACCAGGACACCGGGGCCAAGATCATCCTGGGAGCCCCCCACACCTCGGGGACCATCGTTTCCAAGAGCATCTCCAAGGGAGAGGGCCGGGCTAGCTACCGCGGCCTGGTCAAGGTGCTGGACGGGGCCCGGGGGGCCAAGGCCAACGTGGAGTGCGATGCCCTCCTCATTGACCCCGAAAGCCGTACCGACACCTACCCCTACATTGAGATTGAGGAGGACACCGCCCACGTGGGCCACGAGGCCACGGTCTCCAAGATCAACGACGAGCAGATCTTCTACCTCCAGTCCCGGGGCCTCAAGGAGGACGAGGCCGCGGCCCTCATCGTGCGGGGCTTCATTGAGCCCATCGCCAAGGAGCTGCCCCTGGAGTACGCGGTGGAGCTGAATCGGCTCATTGAGCTGGAGATGGAGGGCTCCGTAGGCTAA
- the sufD gene encoding Fe-S cluster assembly protein SufD, protein MQVLDKTRLEAISQALSEPLWLLEKRLKALEAFLRLPYPSKKEENWRYTDLSEAPLEQEVEAPRGLKLSRDALPEAVRRRLEKTDVSGFLVFVGPDLVYAEVPEELLAKGLVFTSLAEALKTHPHKVESALFQGVYTEDKFAALNAAFFTHGAFLYVPAGLEVEKPLGVFKVLLEGGKASAGRSLLFLEDNAKAAYIEEYLSPDLSPTLHLSATEMLLRPGARLRHAHVQTFGEGVWHFHRQRALLERDAALNDLVVNLGGRYARSEVASELLGPGGESEMLGLYFGHGRQQFDHYTLQHHVEHHTRSDLLYKGAVKDEARAVFSGLIKLERGAQKTDAYQANRNLLLSPTARVDSIPQLEIGANDVRCTHGSTTAPVDEMQLFYLQSRGLPRTLAQELLVKAHLADVLTRIPLKALRGHIEGVIEEKVRL, encoded by the coding sequence ATGCAGGTACTGGACAAAACCCGCCTGGAGGCCATCTCCCAGGCCCTTTCCGAGCCCCTATGGCTCCTAGAGAAACGGCTCAAGGCCCTCGAGGCCTTCCTCCGCCTTCCCTACCCCAGCAAGAAGGAGGAAAACTGGCGCTACACCGACCTCTCCGAAGCCCCCCTGGAACAGGAGGTGGAAGCCCCTAGGGGCCTAAAGCTTTCCCGCGACGCCCTCCCCGAGGCGGTGCGGCGCCGCCTGGAAAAGACCGACGTCTCGGGCTTCCTGGTCTTCGTGGGGCCGGACCTGGTCTACGCCGAGGTCCCGGAGGAGCTTCTCGCCAAGGGGCTCGTCTTCACCAGCCTGGCCGAGGCCCTGAAGACCCACCCCCACAAGGTGGAAAGCGCCCTCTTCCAGGGGGTGTACACCGAGGACAAGTTCGCCGCCCTCAACGCCGCCTTCTTCACCCACGGGGCCTTCCTCTACGTGCCCGCGGGCCTCGAGGTGGAAAAGCCCCTGGGGGTCTTCAAGGTCCTCCTGGAAGGCGGGAAGGCCTCGGCAGGCCGCAGCCTCCTCTTCCTGGAGGACAACGCCAAGGCCGCCTACATTGAGGAGTACCTCTCCCCCGACCTCTCCCCCACCTTGCACCTCTCGGCCACGGAGATGCTCCTGCGCCCCGGGGCCCGGCTGCGCCACGCCCACGTGCAGACCTTCGGCGAGGGGGTGTGGCACTTCCACCGGCAACGGGCCCTTCTGGAGCGGGACGCGGCCCTCAACGACCTGGTGGTGAACCTGGGGGGGCGGTACGCCCGGAGCGAGGTGGCCTCCGAGCTCCTGGGCCCCGGGGGGGAAAGCGAGATGCTGGGCCTTTACTTCGGCCACGGGCGGCAGCAGTTTGACCATTACACCCTGCAGCACCACGTGGAGCACCACACCCGCAGCGACCTCCTCTACAAGGGGGCGGTAAAGGACGAGGCCCGGGCCGTCTTCTCCGGCCTCATCAAGCTGGAGCGGGGGGCGCAGAAAACCGACGCCTACCAGGCCAACCGCAACCTCCTCCTCTCCCCCACCGCCCGGGTGGACTCCATCCCCCAGCTGGAGATCGGGGCCAACGACGTGCGCTGCACCCACGGGAGCACCACCGCCCCCGTGGACGAGATGCAGCTCTTTTACCTCCAGTCCCGGGGCCTGCCCCGGACCCTGGCCCAGGAGCTCCTGGTGAAGGCCCACCTGGCCGATGTCCTCACCCGCATCCCCTTGAAGGCCCTCCGGGGCCACATCGAGGGGGTCATTGAGGAAAAGGTGCGCCTCTAG
- a CDS encoding Rieske (2Fe-2S) protein codes for MWTPVAKLNELQGGRLVVRRPEHRRPILLLYTGEEVFALEDLCPHDDGPLHEGELEEGQMVCPRHGARFDLRTGRQTLPAPRPVRVFPAKLEGDTIYLDL; via the coding sequence ATGTGGACCCCGGTAGCCAAGCTGAACGAGCTCCAGGGAGGGCGCCTGGTGGTAAGGCGGCCCGAGCACCGGAGGCCCATCCTCCTCCTTTACACTGGGGAGGAGGTCTTCGCTCTCGAGGACCTCTGCCCCCACGACGATGGCCCCTTGCACGAGGGGGAGCTGGAAGAGGGGCAGATGGTCTGCCCCCGGCACGGGGCCCGCTTTGACCTTCGGACGGGCCGCCAGACCCTCCCCGCCCCCCGCCCGGTGAGGGTCTTCCCCGCCAAGCTGGAGGGGGATACCATCTACCTGGACCTCTAA
- a CDS encoding heavy-metal-associated domain-containing protein, whose protein sequence is MVRLKVEGMTCNHCAMAVKKALLRTPGVERAEVSLERGEAVVEGKADPMALVRAVEEEGYRASLAG, encoded by the coding sequence ATGGTGAGGCTCAAGGTGGAAGGGATGACCTGCAACCACTGCGCGATGGCGGTGAAGAAGGCCCTCTTGCGCACCCCCGGGGTGGAGCGGGCCGAGGTGAGCCTGGAAAGGGGCGAGGCCGTGGTGGAGGGGAAGGCGGACCCCATGGCCCTGGTCCGGGCGGTGGAGGAGGAAGGCTACCGGGCCTCCCTGGCGGGGTAG
- a CDS encoding metal-sensitive transcriptional regulator: protein MRKGHLHLDPKVREEAQRRLLSAKGHLEGILRMLEDPHVYCVDVLKQIKAVEGALDRVGEMVLKAHLRDHVATAHERGDVEEIVEELMEALKYR, encoded by the coding sequence GTGAGGAAGGGCCATCTCCACCTGGACCCCAAGGTGCGGGAAGAGGCACAAAGACGCCTCCTCTCGGCCAAGGGGCACCTGGAAGGGATCCTGCGCATGCTGGAAGACCCCCACGTCTACTGCGTGGACGTGCTGAAGCAAATCAAGGCGGTGGAGGGGGCCCTGGACCGGGTGGGGGAGATGGTCCTAAAGGCCCACCTCAGGGACCACGTGGCCACAGCCCACGAGCGGGGGGATGTGGAGGAGATCGTGGAGGAGCTCATGGAGGCCCTAAAGTACCGCTAA
- a CDS encoding DUF305 domain-containing protein translates to MRFGILLLTLVLGPALAQHAHPTPQAAPERSFLSAMIAHHEGALEMARYALERGKDKGVRAWAEAILKEQAREMAQMRSWLASLGGLDPEAHGSMRAEMTAMMGRLRAAQDPDRAFVELMLLHHKGAVEMALKALTIAKDRRVLDLARDIILVQAKEMHAFRLWLLR, encoded by the coding sequence ATGCGGTTTGGGATCCTGCTTCTGACCCTGGTCCTTGGCCCAGCCTTGGCCCAGCACGCCCACCCCACCCCCCAGGCGGCGCCGGAAAGGAGCTTCCTCTCCGCCATGATCGCCCACCACGAAGGGGCCTTGGAAATGGCCCGTTACGCCTTGGAGCGGGGTAAGGACAAGGGGGTGCGGGCCTGGGCGGAGGCCATCTTGAAGGAGCAAGCGCGGGAAATGGCCCAGATGCGTTCCTGGTTGGCTAGCCTGGGCGGCCTAGACCCGGAGGCCCACGGGAGCATGCGGGCAGAGATGACGGCCATGATGGGACGCTTGCGGGCAGCCCAGGACCCCGACCGGGCCTTTGTGGAGCTCATGCTCCTCCACCACAAAGGGGCGGTGGAGATGGCCCTAAAGGCCCTCACCATCGCCAAGGACCGGCGCGTCTTGGACCTGGCCCGGGATATCATCCTGGTCCAGGCCAAGGAGATGCACGCCTTCCGCCTATGGCTCTTGAGGTGA
- a CDS encoding heavy metal translocating P-type ATPase: protein MALEVKVGVKGMTCAACVARVERALKRAEGVEEARVNLTTEEAFLRLGEGADLKAVLKRVEEAGYEPVVARAEIPIRGMTCAACAARVEGAIGRLPGVLSARVNLATERAWVEYLPDTLSLARIRQAIREAGYEPWETQEEEKREGPTYRKDLFLALPFALLTLLLAMGPMLLPLPHLPPLFQGLAALPPLYAGRRFFRQAWAEVRHRALGMSTLVALGAGSAYLYSFALLLFPQAFPPEARHPYFEAGAVILALILLGKHLEEGAKGKASEALKRLLSLRPKTARVVGEGGEKEMPAEALIPGDRVRVLPGERIPADGVVLEGRSHVDESLLTGEPIPKAKGPGDEVVGGTVNGEGVLLLKVSRVGEATVLAQMARLVGEAQGYKPKVQEVADRIAAFFVPLVLLLAALTFGVWMLLGPEPRLAYAFAATLSVLLIACPCAMGLATPAAIAVATGRAAGMGLLFRKGGALEALARADTVVLDKTGTLTQGHPTLGRVMAFGLEEGEALRLAAALERGSEHPLAKAVLEAAKDLPPLEAQGVRALPGEGVEGVVAGRKLYLGGPALMARLGVALPEAALALAEEGHTPLYLAEEGRCLAAFGVLDPPRLEAQKVVAALKALGLRPILLTGDHPTPAGKVAEALGIGEVLAGVRPEGKVEAIRRLQAEGRKVVFVGDGINDAAALAQADVGVAMGTGTDIALEAGDLVLLSPSLFGLVNAIRLARKTLGVIHLNFFWAYAYNVLLIPVAAGALYPFTGLLLNPMLAAAAMSLSSLFVLSNSLRLFRFPPYPGLTATP, encoded by the coding sequence ATGGCTCTTGAGGTGAAGGTAGGGGTAAAGGGCATGACCTGCGCCGCCTGCGTGGCCCGGGTGGAGCGGGCGCTCAAGCGGGCGGAGGGGGTGGAGGAGGCCCGGGTCAACCTCACCACCGAGGAAGCCTTTTTGCGCCTAGGGGAAGGGGCGGACCTCAAAGCGGTGCTCAAACGGGTGGAGGAGGCGGGCTACGAGCCCGTGGTGGCCCGGGCAGAGATCCCCATCCGGGGTATGACCTGCGCCGCCTGCGCCGCCCGGGTGGAAGGGGCCATTGGCAGGCTCCCCGGGGTGCTCTCGGCCAGGGTCAACCTGGCCACGGAAAGGGCTTGGGTGGAATACCTGCCGGATACCCTGAGCCTGGCCCGGATCCGCCAGGCCATCAGGGAAGCGGGGTACGAGCCCTGGGAAACCCAGGAGGAGGAAAAGAGGGAAGGCCCCACCTACCGGAAGGACCTTTTCCTGGCCCTTCCCTTCGCCCTCCTTACGCTCCTCCTCGCCATGGGGCCCATGCTCCTCCCCCTCCCCCACCTCCCACCCCTCTTCCAGGGCCTGGCCGCCCTCCCCCCCCTCTACGCCGGGCGGCGCTTTTTCCGCCAGGCCTGGGCGGAGGTCCGGCACCGCGCCCTGGGCATGAGCACCCTGGTGGCCCTAGGGGCGGGGAGCGCTTACCTCTACTCCTTCGCCCTCCTCCTTTTTCCCCAGGCCTTCCCCCCGGAGGCCCGCCACCCCTACTTTGAAGCGGGGGCGGTGATCCTGGCCCTGATCCTCCTGGGCAAGCACCTGGAGGAAGGGGCCAAGGGGAAAGCCTCGGAGGCCCTAAAGCGCCTCCTTTCCCTAAGGCCCAAGACCGCCCGGGTGGTGGGGGAAGGGGGGGAAAAGGAGATGCCCGCCGAAGCCCTGATCCCCGGGGACCGGGTGCGGGTCCTTCCCGGGGAGAGGATCCCTGCGGACGGGGTGGTGCTGGAGGGCCGGAGCCACGTGGACGAGTCCCTCCTCACCGGGGAGCCCATCCCCAAGGCCAAGGGGCCGGGGGACGAGGTGGTGGGGGGGACGGTGAACGGGGAGGGGGTCCTCCTCCTGAAGGTGAGCCGGGTGGGGGAGGCCACGGTCCTGGCCCAGATGGCCCGGCTGGTGGGGGAAGCGCAAGGGTACAAGCCCAAGGTGCAGGAGGTGGCGGACCGGATTGCAGCCTTCTTCGTGCCCCTGGTCCTCCTCCTCGCCGCCCTCACCTTTGGGGTTTGGATGCTCCTGGGCCCTGAGCCCCGGCTGGCCTACGCCTTCGCCGCCACCCTTTCCGTTCTCCTCATCGCCTGCCCCTGCGCCATGGGCCTGGCCACCCCGGCGGCCATCGCCGTGGCCACGGGAAGGGCCGCAGGCATGGGCCTCCTCTTCCGCAAGGGAGGGGCCCTCGAGGCCCTGGCCCGGGCGGACACCGTGGTCCTGGACAAGACGGGCACCCTGACCCAAGGCCATCCCACCCTGGGCCGGGTGATGGCCTTTGGCCTGGAGGAAGGGGAGGCTTTGCGCCTGGCCGCCGCCTTGGAGCGGGGAAGCGAACACCCCCTGGCCAAGGCGGTGCTGGAGGCGGCCAAGGACCTCCCCCCCTTGGAGGCCCAGGGGGTGCGGGCCCTCCCCGGGGAGGGGGTGGAGGGGGTTGTGGCGGGCCGGAAGCTCTACCTGGGGGGCCCAGCCCTCATGGCCCGGCTGGGGGTGGCCTTACCCGAGGCCGCCCTGGCCTTGGCCGAGGAGGGGCACACCCCCCTGTACCTGGCCGAGGAGGGCCGGTGCCTGGCGGCCTTCGGGGTCTTGGACCCGCCCAGGCTCGAGGCCCAGAAGGTGGTGGCGGCCCTCAAGGCCCTGGGCCTCCGGCCCATCCTCCTCACCGGGGACCACCCCACCCCCGCGGGGAAGGTGGCGGAGGCCCTGGGGATTGGGGAGGTCTTGGCCGGGGTAAGGCCGGAAGGCAAGGTGGAGGCCATCCGCCGGCTCCAGGCCGAGGGGCGCAAGGTGGTCTTCGTAGGGGACGGGATCAACGACGCCGCCGCCCTGGCCCAGGCGGACGTGGGGGTGGCCATGGGCACGGGCACGGACATCGCCCTGGAGGCGGGGGACCTCGTCCTCCTCTCCCCGAGCCTCTTTGGCCTGGTGAACGCCATCCGCCTGGCCCGCAAGACCCTGGGGGTCATCCACCTGAACTTCTTCTGGGCCTACGCCTACAACGTCCTCCTCATCCCCGTGGCCGCAGGGGCCCTCTACCCCTTCACCGGCCTCCTCCTGAACCCCATGCTGGCGGCTGCGGCCATGAGCCTCTCCAGCCTCTTTGTCCTCAGCAACTCCCTCCGCCTCTTCCGCTTTCCCCCTTACCCTGGGCTAACCGCCACCCCCTAA